A section of the Phaseolus vulgaris cultivar G19833 chromosome 8, P. vulgaris v2.0, whole genome shotgun sequence genome encodes:
- the LOC137823750 gene encoding translation factor GUF1 homolog, mitochondrial isoform X1, whose translation MGYLSKASKTLRQSNYLSLLCSFNFNFNPLTNRITHERFSMRRELFCSQSRQYSTTTREKSNIDLSQYPPDLIRNFSIIAHVDHGKSTLADRLLELTGTIKKGHGQPQYLDKLQVERERGITVKAQTATMFYKHSVNGDDCSDGKESPNFLLNLIDTPGHVDFSYEVSRSLAACQGVLLVVDAAQGVQAQTVANFYLAFESNLTIVPVINKIDQPTADPDRVKAQLKSMFDLDPNDALLTSAKTGVGLEQILPAVIERIPAPPGRSESPLRMLLLDSYYDEYRGVICHVAVVDGVLSKGDKISSSATGQSYEALDIGIMHPELTPTGILLTGQVGYVVSGMRSTKEARVGDTIYRTRTVVKPLPGFKPAKHMVFSGLYPADGSDFEALNHAIERLTCNDASVSIAKETSTALGLGFRCGFLGLLHMDVFHQRLEQEYGAHIISTVPTVPYIFEFSDGSKLEVQNPASLPSNPKQKVTACWEPTVMATIIIPSEYVGPVITLVSERRGQQLEYSFIDSQRVFMKYRLPLREIVIDFYNELKSITSGYASFDYEDSDYQQADLVKLDILLNAQPVDAMATIVHNTKAYRVGRELTEKLKTVIDRQMFEITIQAAIGSKIIARETISAMRKNVLAKCYGGDITRKRKLLEKQKEGKKRMKRIGSVDIPQEAFHQLLKVS comes from the exons ATGGGTTATCTGAGCAAAGCTTCCAAAACCCTAAGGCAATCGAATTACTTATCGTTGTTATGcagtttcaatttcaatttcaaccCATTAACCAACAGAATAACCCATGAACGCTTTTCTATGAGGCGTGAACTGTTCTGTTCACAGTCACGCCAATACAGCACCACCACGAGGGAGAAAAGCAACATAGATTTGAGCCAATACCCTCCAGATCTCATTAGAAACTTCTCAATCATTGCGCATGTGGATCATGGCAAGTCCACCCTCGCTGATCGGCTTTTAGAACTCACTGGAACCATTAAGAAAGGCCATGGCCAGCCCCAGTATCTTGATAAATTGCAG GTGGAGAGAGAAAGAGGAATCACGGTTAAAGCCCAGACAGCAACAATGTTCTATAAGCACAGTGTAAATGGTGATGATTGCAGTGATGGAAAGGAGTCACCTAATTTTTTGCTGAATCTTATTGATACTCCTGGACATGTTGATTTTAGTTATGAAGTGTCCAGATCATTGGCAGCTTGTCAAGGTGTGCTTTTGGTTGTTGATGCTGCTCAGGGAGTCCAAGCACAAACTGTTGCTAACTTTTACCTTGCCTTTGAGTCTAACCTAACAATTGTGCCTGTAATAAACAAGATTGATCAGCCAACTGCTGATCCCGATCGTGTTAAAGCCCAATTGAAATCAATGTTTGATCTTGATCCAAATGATGCACTGCTAACATCTGCTAAAACTGGAGTGGGTCTTGAGCAAATCCTTCCGGCAGTCATAGAGCGCATACCTGCCCCTCCTGGGAGGAGTGAATCTCCTCTTCGCATGCTTTTACTTGATTCATATTATGATGAATACAGAGGGGTAATATGTCATGTCGCTGTTGTTGATGGTGTCCTGAGCAAGGGGGATAAGATTTCGTCTTCAGCTACTGGTCAGTCGTATGAAGCTTTAGATATAGGCATCATGCATCCTGAACTTACGCCTACTGGTATCTTGCTTACTGGACAAGTTGGTTATGTTGTAAGTGGCATGCGATCAACTAAAGAGGCCCGTGTTGGTGATACAATTTACCGTACTCGGACTGTCGTAAAGCCTCTTCCAG GATTCAAGCCAGCAAAACATATGGTGTTCTCTGGTCTTTATCCAGCAGATGGATCTGATTTTGAAGCTTTAAATCACGCAATAGAGAGGTTGACATGCAATGATGCCAGTGTCTCTATTGCTAAAGAAACTAGCACGGCTCTAGGTCTGGGGTTCAG GTGTGGGTTTTTAGGCCTCCTGCACATGGATGTTTTTCATCAACGACTTGAACAG GAGTATGGAGCTCATATTATCTCAACTGTTCCTACTGTGCCTtacatatttgagttttctgATGGAAG CAAGTTAGAAGTTCAGAATCCTGCTTCATTACCCTCTAATCCCAAGCAAAAAGTGACAGCCTGTTGGGAACCAACAGTAATGGCTACTATAATCATTCCTAGTGA GTATGTGGGACCTGTTATTACCCTTGTCTCTGAGCGTCGAGGTCAGCAGTTGGAGTATTCATTCATTGACAG TCAACGGGTATTCATGAAGTACCGCCTGCCTCTGAGAGAAATTGTTATTGACTTTTACAATGAATTGAAGAGTATAACATCAGGCTATGCATCATTTGATTACGAGGATTCAGA TTATCAACAAGCTGATCTGGTAAAACTTGATATTCTCTTGAATGCACAACCAGTTGATGCAATGGCAACCATAGTTCATAACACGAAAGCATATCGTGTTGGGCGGGAATTGACAGAGAAATTGAAAACTGTCATAGACAG GCAAATGTTCGAGATAACCATACAAGCTGCCATTGGGTCAAAAATCATAGCAAGGGAGAC GATTTCTGCAATGAGGAAAAATGTTCTTGCCAAGTGTTATGGTGGTGATATTACACGAAAAAGGAAGCTATTGGAGAAGCAAAAAGAAGGAAAGAAGAGAATGAAGCGTATTGGTTCTGTTGATATACCACAGGAAGCATTTCACCAACTATTGAAGGTTTCTTAG
- the LOC137823750 gene encoding translation factor GUF1 homolog, mitochondrial isoform X2, whose amino-acid sequence MFYKHSVNGDDCSDGKESPNFLLNLIDTPGHVDFSYEVSRSLAACQGVLLVVDAAQGVQAQTVANFYLAFESNLTIVPVINKIDQPTADPDRVKAQLKSMFDLDPNDALLTSAKTGVGLEQILPAVIERIPAPPGRSESPLRMLLLDSYYDEYRGVICHVAVVDGVLSKGDKISSSATGQSYEALDIGIMHPELTPTGILLTGQVGYVVSGMRSTKEARVGDTIYRTRTVVKPLPGFKPAKHMVFSGLYPADGSDFEALNHAIERLTCNDASVSIAKETSTALGLGFRCGFLGLLHMDVFHQRLEQEYGAHIISTVPTVPYIFEFSDGSKLEVQNPASLPSNPKQKVTACWEPTVMATIIIPSEYVGPVITLVSERRGQQLEYSFIDSQRVFMKYRLPLREIVIDFYNELKSITSGYASFDYEDSDYQQADLVKLDILLNAQPVDAMATIVHNTKAYRVGRELTEKLKTVIDRQMFEITIQAAIGSKIIARETISAMRKNVLAKCYGGDITRKRKLLEKQKEGKKRMKRIGSVDIPQEAFHQLLKVS is encoded by the exons ATGTTCTATAAGCACAGTGTAAATGGTGATGATTGCAGTGATGGAAAGGAGTCACCTAATTTTTTGCTGAATCTTATTGATACTCCTGGACATGTTGATTTTAGTTATGAAGTGTCCAGATCATTGGCAGCTTGTCAAGGTGTGCTTTTGGTTGTTGATGCTGCTCAGGGAGTCCAAGCACAAACTGTTGCTAACTTTTACCTTGCCTTTGAGTCTAACCTAACAATTGTGCCTGTAATAAACAAGATTGATCAGCCAACTGCTGATCCCGATCGTGTTAAAGCCCAATTGAAATCAATGTTTGATCTTGATCCAAATGATGCACTGCTAACATCTGCTAAAACTGGAGTGGGTCTTGAGCAAATCCTTCCGGCAGTCATAGAGCGCATACCTGCCCCTCCTGGGAGGAGTGAATCTCCTCTTCGCATGCTTTTACTTGATTCATATTATGATGAATACAGAGGGGTAATATGTCATGTCGCTGTTGTTGATGGTGTCCTGAGCAAGGGGGATAAGATTTCGTCTTCAGCTACTGGTCAGTCGTATGAAGCTTTAGATATAGGCATCATGCATCCTGAACTTACGCCTACTGGTATCTTGCTTACTGGACAAGTTGGTTATGTTGTAAGTGGCATGCGATCAACTAAAGAGGCCCGTGTTGGTGATACAATTTACCGTACTCGGACTGTCGTAAAGCCTCTTCCAG GATTCAAGCCAGCAAAACATATGGTGTTCTCTGGTCTTTATCCAGCAGATGGATCTGATTTTGAAGCTTTAAATCACGCAATAGAGAGGTTGACATGCAATGATGCCAGTGTCTCTATTGCTAAAGAAACTAGCACGGCTCTAGGTCTGGGGTTCAG GTGTGGGTTTTTAGGCCTCCTGCACATGGATGTTTTTCATCAACGACTTGAACAG GAGTATGGAGCTCATATTATCTCAACTGTTCCTACTGTGCCTtacatatttgagttttctgATGGAAG CAAGTTAGAAGTTCAGAATCCTGCTTCATTACCCTCTAATCCCAAGCAAAAAGTGACAGCCTGTTGGGAACCAACAGTAATGGCTACTATAATCATTCCTAGTGA GTATGTGGGACCTGTTATTACCCTTGTCTCTGAGCGTCGAGGTCAGCAGTTGGAGTATTCATTCATTGACAG TCAACGGGTATTCATGAAGTACCGCCTGCCTCTGAGAGAAATTGTTATTGACTTTTACAATGAATTGAAGAGTATAACATCAGGCTATGCATCATTTGATTACGAGGATTCAGA TTATCAACAAGCTGATCTGGTAAAACTTGATATTCTCTTGAATGCACAACCAGTTGATGCAATGGCAACCATAGTTCATAACACGAAAGCATATCGTGTTGGGCGGGAATTGACAGAGAAATTGAAAACTGTCATAGACAG GCAAATGTTCGAGATAACCATACAAGCTGCCATTGGGTCAAAAATCATAGCAAGGGAGAC GATTTCTGCAATGAGGAAAAATGTTCTTGCCAAGTGTTATGGTGGTGATATTACACGAAAAAGGAAGCTATTGGAGAAGCAAAAAGAAGGAAAGAAGAGAATGAAGCGTATTGGTTCTGTTGATATACCACAGGAAGCATTTCACCAACTATTGAAGGTTTCTTAG
- the LOC137823749 gene encoding probable disease resistance protein At5g63020 yields MLDFVGPVLDIIIRLWDCCAFVREYEENLSCLRDMASDLQGLWVDVTVKVQLAEAQHLRRLNEVNDWLGKVEAMQREVQAIQQRVAHVQETRSRCLANFPTSCRMGRIVTQKIGEIRKLIDKGHFDVVAQEMPYALVDEIPLEVTIGLESTFDELGKCFDDNNMGIIGLFGMGGVGKTTLLKKFNNEFLPQKFYDAVIWVVVSKEADVGSVQQSIGDKLNVPVGKWGGKTINDRAIVLYNFLKRKKFVLMLDDLWERMDLLKLGIPIPDMENGSKVIFTTRSMEVCRNMEANRCIKVECLAQEEAFELFREKVGEETLNSHPEIFPLAQILAKECQGLPLALITVGRSMARKTHPEWKRAARTLKIYPSRFSGMVDYVYCLLEFSYDSLPSATHKSCFLYCCIFPEDYDIRKDELIQLWIGEGLLSEFGDDVYEARIQGEEIIASLKFACLLEDSERENRIKMHDVIRDMALWLACDHGSNTRFLVRDGASSGSLETYNQAKWKEVEKVSMWRNSCQKLSGKPDCSSLLTMLVRNTEITNFPDEIFLTANHLRVLDLSGNKRVRELPSSIGELVELQHLDLSGTDIEKLPRELQNLKKLRCLLLNYICNRLVFPRSLISSLVSLQVFSKLPWEDQFILPDLGEPEETVLLKELECLEYLQDISIALFCFSSMQVLLESPKLQRCIRHLRIISPFNSTPQVILFSFLTKMQHLEVLSMSISSSSSLDHVRKKESPSQGSMIESIPLSSKLTEHCYLVGLRELSLEGCGMFNLNWLTRAPSLQLLRIYNCPSLEEVIGEEFGHAENVFSSLEVIDLDSLPKLRSICSQILQFPCLKEICVANCPKLIKLPFDSNSARNSLKHINGEKRWWRKLQWEDEATRDHFGSKYVALRKIRQIS; encoded by the coding sequence ATGCTGGATTTCGTAGGCCCAGTTCTGGACATCATAATTCGGTTGTGGGACTGTTGTGCCTTCGTCCGTGAGTATGAAGAGAACCTTTCTTGTTTGAGGGACATGGCATCTGATCTTCAGGGCCTTTGGGTTGATGTCACTGTGAAGGTTCAACTGGCTGAGGCACAACACTTGAGGCGTCTGAATGAGGTGAATGATTGGTTGGGTAAAGTTGAAGCCATGCAAAGAGAAGTCCAAGCTATTCAGCAGAGAGTTGCTCATGTTCAAGAAACACGTAGCAGATGCTTGGCAAATTTTCCAACAAGCTGCAGGATGGGAAGGATTGTAACTCAAAAAATAGGTGAGATTCGTAAACTTATTGATAAAGGGCACTTTGATGTAGTGGCTCAGGAAATGCCATATGCTTTGGTAGATGAAATCCCTCTAGAGGTCACAATTGGTCTAGAATCAACCTTTGATGAACTTGGTAAatgttttgatgataataaTATGGGAATTATTGGCTTGTTTGGTATGGGGGGTGTAGGAAAGACAACTCTGCTAAAAAAGTTCAACAATGAGTTCCTTCCCCAAAAATTTTATGATGCAGTCATTTGGGTTGTGGTGTCTAAAGAAGCAGATGTAGGAAGTGTTCAACAAAGCATTGGTGACAAATTAAATGTTCCTGTTGGTAAATGGGGTGGTAAGACTATTAATGACAGAGCTATTGTTTTATACAACTTTTTGAAGAGGAAGAAGTTTGTGTTGATGCTAGATGATTTATGGGAGCGTATGGATCTTCTGAAGTTGGGGATTCCTATCCCTGATATGGAAAACGGATCTAAAGTGATATTCACAACAAGGTCCATGGAGGTTTGCAGGAACATGGAAGCCAACAGATGCATCAAAGTAGAGTGTTTGGCACAAGAGGAAGCATTTGAATTGTTCAGAGAGAAAGTGGGTGAAGAAACTCTCAACTCTCATCCTGAAATATTTCCTCTGGCTCAAATTTTGGCCAAGGAGTGTCAGGGGCTTCCTCTAGCGCTCATCACTGTCGGAAGATCTATGGCTCGAAAGACTCACCCTGAATGGAAACGAGCAGCACGAACCTTGAAGATTTATCCATCAAGATTTTCAGGTATGGTTGACTATGTCTATTGTTTGCTTGAGTTTAGCTATGACAGTTTACCAAGTGCCACACACAAGTCTTGTTTCTTGTACTGTTGCATCTTCCCTGAGGACTATGACATTAGAAAAGATGAACTAATTCAACTGTGGATTGGGGAAGGTCTTTTATCTGAATTTGGTGATGATGTCTATGAAGCGCGCATTCAAGGAGAAGAAATCATCGCAAGCTTGAAGTTTGCTTGTTTGTTGGAGGACAGTGAGAGAGAAAATAGGATTAAGATGCATGATGTGATCAGGGACATGGCTTTGTGGCTAGCCTGTGATCATGGATCCAACACCAGATTTTTGGTGAGAGATGGCGCAAGCAGCGGTTCACTTGAAACATATAATCAGGCAAAGTGGAAAGAAGTAGAGAAAGTATCAATGTGGAGGAACAGCTGTCAGAAACTCTCAGGAAAACCAGATTGCTCAAGTCTCTTGACTATGCTCGTTAGAAATACCGAGATCACCAACTTCCCAGATGAGATCTTTCTGACTGCAAACCATCTTAGAGTGTTAGACTTGTCAGGCAATAAAAGAGTAAGAGAATTACCTTCCAGTATTGGGGAGTTAGTTGAATTGCAGCATTTGGATCTATCAGGTACTGATATAGAAAAATTGCCAAGGGAGCTCCAGAACTTGAAAAAATTGAGATGCCTGCTGCTGAATTATATTTGCAATAGGCTTGTCTTCCCAAGGAGTTTGATATCAAGTTTGGTGTCATTGCAAGTGTTTAGCAAATTACCATGGGAAGATCAGTTTATTCTTCCTGATTTAGGGGAACCTGAGGAAACTGTCTTGTTGAAAGAACTGGAATGTTTGGAATACCTTCAAGACATAAGCATTGCTCTCTTTTGCTTTTCATCCATGCAGGTATTACTCGAATCTCCCAAATTGCAAAGATGCATTAGACATCTGAGAATAATTTCTCCTTTCAATTCAACACCACAAGTTATATTATTCTCATTTTTGACAAAAATGCAACATCTAGAGGTATTGTCCATGTCAAtttcttcatcttcaagttTAGACCATGTCAGGAAAAAGGAGTCTCCATCACAGGGTTCTATGATTGAGTCCATTCCTTTAAGTTCTAAGCTTACTGAGCATTGTTACCTTGTTGGCCTTCGTGAGTTATCCCTTGAAGGGTGTGGCATGTTCAACTTGAATTGGCTCACTCGTGCTCCAAGCCTTCAACTCCTTAGAATATACAATTGTCCCTCCTTGGAAGAAGTCATAGGTGAAGAATTTGGACATGCAGAAAATGTTTTTTCAAGTCTTGAAGTTATTGATCTAGATTCTTTGCCAAAGTTAAGGAGCATATGCTCACAGATTTTACAATTTCCTTGTCTTAAGGAGATCTGTGTAGCAAATTGTCCAAAGCTGATAAAGCTCCCTTTTGATTCCAATAGTGCAAGGAACAGTCTGAAGCACATAAATGGAGAGAAAAGGTGGTGGCGTAAATTGCAGTGGGAAGATGAAGCCACAAGGGATCACTTTGGTTCAAAATATGTAGCATTGCGTAAAATTCGCCAAATAAGTTGA